A segment of the Manihot esculenta cultivar AM560-2 chromosome 13, M.esculenta_v8, whole genome shotgun sequence genome:
aaaaaatatttactaacaaagtttataatttaaacCCATTACCTATCGAATTTAGATAAGAACTATCACTGGTTTACTGTATTCATGACACaaataactttttataaaattaaaggaattattaatttttaagcaATTTACAAGAAAACTTGTATTTATAATTTAGACATTAAACCTTGTGATGGAATCATGGCATTTATATAATCTTCTTTCTTTATCAGAAATTCAACTAGTTTGAAAGTTTCTAGTGTCCCTTTACCAATAAAAAGTTGCAAAAAATGAGTATGACAATGATTCTCTGTCTTTTTCTTCCATTTATTTCACTTGACTTGAAgaaacttaattatttattattattataatcattCTAAAATAGTTGTTAAGATTGATGTGTGCTCGCTAATCATTGGTTTTCTCTTAATCTTTTAGCTAGCCAGCTTATGAACTGGCATATGGGAATCTTGCCTTgactttatattttctttttaatgatcAAAGGCAGCACGCTCTTTAATCATTTTCTTTGTAGAAATCAAGAGTTTTTTGCAATGGGAAGAAAACCTTGCTGTGATAAAGTTGGATTGAACAGAGGTCCATGGACCATTGAAGAAGATCAAAAGCTCATGAACTTCATCCTCAGCAATGGGATTCAATGCTGGCGACTTGTCCCAAAACTTGCaggtatacatatatatatatatattttacacaGCAacagatgaaaaagaaaagaataagaaaagaaaacctTGGCATTTGATTGTTCATGTCTTCGTGCAGGCTTGTTAAGATGTGGAAAGAGTTGCAGATTGAGATGGATGAATTATCTGAGGCCTGATCTCAAGAGAGGTGCATTgacagaagcagaagaagatcAAATAATCGAACTTCATTCTCGTTTGGGCAACAGGTAATGTTTCATgagaaaaatttatattttgtaaTGAAAAACGCACAACACTAGTAACATCACTCTTCAATCACAGTAGAGAAAGAGTACTCAGTAATTTAATGGAGTTCGACCGTAAGGTCTATCTcgattatattattgaaaaagagTGCTAAAATCTCTTAAAACTCTCAAAACACTGACTTTTtttgaaattgtatataatacgATTATTTATAATCCTCGTGAGAGTGAATTTTATCTAATTCGGATCACAACGCTAAACTTTTCAGGTTAGATTACAATTCAGCTCATGAGATAATATATTGAATGTTCGCTTAAACACATCAGATATATTCTGCAGGTGGTCCAAGATTGCAGCACATTTCCCAGGTCGTACAGATAATGAGATAAAAAACCAGTGGAATACCAAAATCAAGAAGAAGCTGAAGCTCCTTGGTATAGATCCCAAAACCCACAAGCCTGTTGAGAAAGAGAAGGATTTTGCATCAGAAGAAGCCAGGCAGCAACCTGCAGAAACCTCCAGGGAAGAGTTGAAATTCCAGGATAATAATCCAGGCTTCATGGGTAATAATCAGATAGAAAATAATCAGGTTGATCAGTGTTGCTCTCCAGGACAGGAATCTAATTTAGTCCAGAAAAGTGAAACCATGATTACAGACATAGATGCTGCTCAATCAGAATCATTTTCTTCAACAAGCATGCAAGAAGGTTCTCATCAGCACTGGATTGATAACTTAGAGGACTATTTGCTTTCATGGGATTGGTTTAGTAATCTGGAAGAGATTTTTCCTCTGGACACTCACCAATGATATTGTGGATTTTTTTCTAAGCACTTGTTTGGTATGCTTTTCTTCTgagaaaagaattaaattgtatAATAGAACTCAGTTTATTTCTAGAAAAAACTTATTtgtttagaatcaatttaaatataataaaattcaattaaactcttttatattagataaattaataataaatttaaattaatttaatttacttatcttttttattagttttgaattaaatataaatatttattcttataaataataattatttttatcacatttattaaaaaatcattattcatatttttataatatttaaaataaaaaatttacataattttttatcattaaaaatataaaattatttctttaattaacaaaataatataataaatttattaatattatttataaatatattaagtattaatagtaaatattaaattaaaataatttttataaagagtgattattaattaaaaataaaaaataaatttaaaatttaaacaaataaaaaaaatgaaaaagtttTCCAAagctaattaagtaattttgatgTGAATACTCTCAAgtaaaattatttcttataaaattctaataatttttattcattttattttttatatttattaaaaaaataatttttttcttaaattttcaattatattcgtattaaaaatattgaatattattaaatattaaaaaatattttaaaaatttttaaaaataaaataaaattaaattaaatacgattataataatgaatttatatattattataatataaaa
Coding sequences within it:
- the LOC110630066 gene encoding myb-related protein 315, with protein sequence MIKGSTLFNHFLCRNQEFFAMGRKPCCDKVGLNRGPWTIEEDQKLMNFILSNGIQCWRLVPKLAGLLRCGKSCRLRWMNYLRPDLKRGALTEAEEDQIIELHSRLGNRWSKIAAHFPGRTDNEIKNQWNTKIKKKLKLLGIDPKTHKPVEKEKDFASEEARQQPAETSREELKFQDNNPGFMGNNQIENNQVDQCCSPGQESNLVQKSETMITDIDAAQSESFSSTSMQEGSHQHWIDNLEDYLLSWDWFSNLEEIFPLDTHQ